From a region of the Vicugna pacos chromosome 35, VicPac4, whole genome shotgun sequence genome:
- the LOC116277021 gene encoding ankyrin repeat domain-containing protein 26-like has protein sequence MQDQEPEDLQQPAGRLLESSEPRAWVSVHDSELKQLHRAACIGGSYTVEELLSCKKSLMNSRDGKNRTALHLACISSQSSVVALLIQWNCNLDACDKESKTALIKKVQHPSFAKLIQAWQEPMINTETKDGVLKPGTSTSFEDNNSDNKNEDVVTTFPQPSTEVPGFSHPAFPAPEPLTSSAVLGVTEEGTTKPKTGKRGRHLDY, from the exons ATGCAGGATCAG GAGCCGGAGGATCTCCAGCAGCCGGCAGGGAGACTGCTGGAATCGTCAGAACCCCGTGCCTGGGTGTCAGTCCACGATAGCGAGCTAAAGCAGCTCCACAGAGCTGCATGTATAGGCGGTAGTTACACAGTGGAGGAGTTGCTGTCATGCAAGAAAAGTCTCATGAACAGCAGAGACGGGAAGAACAG GACTGCCCTACACTTAGCCTGCATCAGCAGCCAGTCATCAGTGGTGGCTCTCCTTATCCAGTGGAATTGTAATCTGGATGCTTGTGACAAGGAAAGCAAGACAGCTCTCATCAAG aaagtCCAGCATCCAAGCTTCGCAAAGCTAATTCAGGCCTGGCAAGAACCCATGATAAACA CAGAGACAAAAGATGGGGTTTTGAAACCAGGAACTAGCACCTCCTTTGAGGACAATAATTCtgataataaaaatgaagatgtgGTTACAACCTTTCCCCAGCCATCAACCGAAGTTCCAGGCTTTTCTcatcctgccttcccagcacCGGAACCTCTCACATCTTCAGCAGTCCTTGGTGTTACAGAG gaAGGAACAACAAAGCCAAAAACGGGGAAAAGAGGACGGCACTTGGACTATTAA
- the LOC140691482 gene encoding coiled-coil domain-containing protein 144A-like: MTMKHSLKHINVQASYRDRKSVKTVKNAKILHSKVAPLHDNSELHGDLKELPSNVTNNIFDSEEKVAPGASVSVGSQALPPHKEPSLESVFPSYFKSESRKYGCQSSPKLSLNENKLNENDKPDTEHVFNKNEEGFYNDRENEVRDRVPFKVKEDQEFDTKRKQKRNQSAPWKSDTGHAPQVSDPESLPGLWPSRPGEMKHTIQIKSHAMSAVSNTYKKTKPIQDQLQKPLLADNCGANNSKIMDPELGDVSSLPSNGNRTSKVYLKELHKDMQRFKNEVEIEENRNKSGELKASETMCDGNCYKGLTQRRKRGKTDDQQFPALQKGNSDRSSKKMSTKRDKI, translated from the exons ATGACCATGAAACACTCTTTAAAGCATATTAATGTCCAGGCATCTTACAGGGACAG AAAGTCAGTAAAAACggtgaaaaatgcaaaaattcttcATAGTAAGGTAGCGCCACTACATGACAACTCTGAACTACATGGTGACTTAAAGGAACTACCTTCCAATGTGACAAATAATATATTTGATTCTGAAGAAAAAGTTGCACCTGGAGCCTCCGTCTCTGTAGGATCCCAGGCGCTCCCTCCACACAAAGAGCCCAGTCTTGAAAGTGTTTTTCCATCTTACTTCAAGTCTGAGTCAAGAAAGTATGGCTGCCAGTCATCTCCAAaactttctttaaatgaaaataagttaaatgaaaatgataaaccAGACACTGAACATGTTTTTAACAAAAATGAGGAGGGTTTTTATAATGATAGAGAAAATGAAGTAAGGGATCGAGTTCCATTTAAAGTGAAAGAAGACCAAGAATTtgatacaaaaagaaaacaaaaaaggaaccaGAGTGCTCCCTGGAAATCAGACACTGGACACGCACCTCAGGTCAGTGACCCAGAAAGCCTTCCTGGCTTGTGGCCTTCCCGCCCCGGTGAGATGAAACACACGATTCAGATAAAAAGTCACGCTATGTCTGCTGTTTCAAATACTTATAAGAAAACCAAACCAATACAAGACCAGCTCCAGAAGCCATTGCTTGCAGATAACTGCGGTGCTAATAACTCTAAAATCATGGACCCCGAATTAGGAGATGTGAGTTCTTTGCCGTCAAATGGTAACAGAACATCCAAAGTATATCTAAAAGAGTTACACAAAGATATGCAAAGGTTTAAGAATGAG GTTGAAATAGAAGAGAACAGGAACAAAAGTGGTGAACTGAAAGCATCAGAAACCATGTGTGATGGCAACTGTTATAAAGGACTAACTCAgcggaggaagaggggaaaaactgATGACCAGCAGTTTCCTGCCCtgcagaaaggaaattctgatag